Proteins encoded within one genomic window of Bos indicus x Bos taurus breed Angus x Brahman F1 hybrid chromosome 18, Bos_hybrid_MaternalHap_v2.0, whole genome shotgun sequence:
- the LOC113875636 gene encoding inactive serine/threonine-protein kinase TEX14-like isoform X5 — MDSEAESPAAGRWRFQDIEVESGAEGDPVREGLWGLGIGKGVARTSAPGVRGRDSPKPRCPSVVQVDGENSAGQTALYLSALLGHSSAVELLLASGANPNHRCLDGSTPVHAGAFSGRSLVLLHLLQAGGDLRLRDQQGHSPQDWAEQGGAKQSWETLELLQLCRAHMSALVHGSELAPAVSLGQWQASSGHSLCGGLRLVQANRAWRPEQTRRPPHVPALGFGQLSSLWPLGLVTGVPLADPKELLPAQGEPDHTYRSSSHTLMANLLWRGHPVTVRQLKVPGAQADVLLADLQHCSALHHPSLLLLMALSPSEDLSGLCLLFEPVWLGSLHVVLHPQGPREGGPPHLVPGLLPGHLLLQVLEALLFLQARWRAHGGLSSHAVQLVRPGLAKVGGLEHGRPLHQRWLQPRPRQGYPWGGPGLGLPPPPELYPWLPLELIRGDTPAATSDLYSFCILAQEVFTGELPWAGRKGPEVKAKLEAGESPALDPLVPAPYQALVQAGLGLGPADRCGSLQSTRYLLREAIAQVQDRRAGEGGSHGTSGRACVPHPASSPQDSASEVMGHSRVQRGATWDSGSSLTLGSSPSPRPGLCPGHSPTARVSLDHSLEPRSTGPALHTSLQDSASLLGTQSSEERFERRFSAKIQALQGLQRHTHRAALLDPQPCTQP; from the exons ATGGATTCTGAGGCAGAGTCCCCAGCGGCTGGAAGGTGGCGGTTCCAGGACATAGAGGTGGAATCTGGAGCCGAGGGTGACCCAGTCAGGGAGGGATTGTGGGGGCTGGGAATTGGGAAAGGTGTTGCCAGGACCTCTGCCCCTGGAGTAAGAGGCAGGGATAGTCCTAAGCCTCGCTGCCCCTCAGTCGTCCAGGTAGACGGCGAGAACTCGGCTGGGCAGACAGCACTCTACCTCTCGGCGCTGCTGGGTCACAGCTCGGCCGTGGAGCTCCTGCTGGCCTCTGGTGCCAACCCCAACCA CCGCTGCCTGGATGGCAGCACACCCGTGCACGCGGGCGCCTTCTCGGGCCGTAGCCTGGTGCTCCTACACCTGCTGCAGGCAGGCGGCGACCTGCGTCTGCGTGACCAGCAGGGGCACAGCCCTCAGGACTGGGCAGAACAAGGTGGTGCCAAACAGAGCTGGGAG ACGCTGGAACTGTTACAGCTGTGCAGGGCCCACATGTCAGCCCTGGTGCATGGCAGTGAGTTGGCGCCCGCTGTCTCCCTGGGCCAGTGGCAGGCTAGCTCTGGACACAGCCTATGTGGTGGTCTGCGTCTGGTGCAGGCGAACAG GGCATGGAGGCCAGAGCAGACCAGGAGACCCCCCCATGTCCCTGCCTTAGGGTTTGGCCAG ctgagcAGCCTGTGGCCACTGGGCCTGGTAACAGGTGTACCCCTCGCGGATCCCAAGGAGCTGCTGCCAGCGCAGGGCGAGCCCGACCACACCTACAGGAGCAGCTCCCACACCCTCATGGCCAA CCTTCTGTGGAGGGGCCACCCCGTGACCGTGCGGCAGCTGAAGGTGCCAGGAGCCCAGGCTGATGTGCTGTTGGCTGACCTTCAACACTGCAG CGCCCTGCACCaccccagcctgctgctgctgatggCACTGAGCCCCTCGGAGGACCTATCGGGGCTGTGTCTTCTCTTTGAACCCGTGTGGCTAGGCTCCCTGCATGTGGTGCTACACCCCCAGGGCCCGCGAGAAGGGGGACCCCCCCACCTCGTGCCAGGCCTGCTGCCGGGCCACCTGCTGCTGCAGGTGCTGGAGGCCCTGCTGTTCCTGCAGGCCCGCTGGCGTGCTCACGGCGGCCTCAGCTCCCATGCTGTGCAGCTGGTGCGGCCAGGCCTGGCCAAGGTGGGCGGCCTGGAGCATGGGCGCCCGCTGCACCAACGCTGGCTGCAGCCCAG GCCGCGGCAGGGTTACCCCTGGGGAGGCCCAGGCCTAGGGCTGCCCCCACCTCCCGAACTGTACCCATGGCTGCCGCTGGAGCTCATCCGCGGTGACACGCCTGCGGCCACCTCAGACCTCTACAGCTTCTGCATTTTGGCCCAGGAGGTCTTCACGG GAGAGCTGCCTTGGGCTGGAAGAAAAGGGCCTGAGGTGAAGGCTAAACTGGAGGCGGGTGAGAGCCCGGCCCTGGACCCCCTGGTGCCAGCCCCCTACCAGGCCCTGGTTCAGGCTGGGCTGGGCCTAGGGCCTGCTGACCGCTGCGGCAGCCTGCAGAGTACACGATACCTGCTGCGGGAGGCCATAGCTCAGGTACAGGACAGGCGGGCAGGGGAGGGTGGCAGCCATGGAACCTCAGGCAGGGCCTGTGTCCCACACCCAGCCTCCTCTCCACAGGACTCGGCCTCTGAG GTCATGGGCCACAGCAGAGTCCAGAGGGGTGCCACCTGGGACTCGGGCAGCAGCTTGACTCTAGGCAGCAGCCCGAGTCCCcgccctggcctctgcccagggCACAGCCCCACAGCCAGGGTCAGCCTGGACCACAGCCTGGAGCCCAGATCAACA GGCCCTGCCCTGCACACCAGCCTTCAGGACTCAGCCTCCCTGCTGGGGACTCAGAGCTCTGAGGAACGGTTTGAGAGGAGGTTCTCAGCTAAGATCCAAGCCCTGCAGGGGCTGCAGCGGCACACACACAGGGCTGCCCTGCTGGACCCCCAGCCCT GTACCCAGCCCTGA
- the LOC113875636 gene encoding inactive serine/threonine-protein kinase TEX14-like isoform X4, translating into MDSEAESPAAGRWRFQDIEVESGAEGDPVREGLWGLGIGKGVARTSAPGVRGRDSPKPRCPSVVQVDGENSAGQTALYLSALLGHSSAVELLLASGANPNHRCLDGSTPVHAGAFSGRSLVLLHLLQAGGDLRLRDQQGHSPQDWAEQGGAKQSWETLELLQLCRAHMSALVHGSELAPAVSLGQWQASSGHSLCGGLRLVQANRAWRPEQTRRPPHVPALGFGQLSSLWPLGLVTGVPLADPKELLPAQGEPDHTYRSSSHTLMANLLWRGHPVTVRQLKVPGAQADVLLADLQHCSALHHPSLLLLMALSPSEDLSGLCLLFEPVWLGSLHVVLHPQGPREGGPPHLVPGLLPGHLLLQVLEALLFLQARWRAHGGLSSHAVQLVRPGLAKVGGLEHGRPLHQRWLQPRPRQGYPWGGPGLGLPPPPELYPWLPLELIRGDTPAATSDLYSFCILAQEVFTGELPWAGRKGPEVKAKLEAGESPALDPLVPAPYQALVQAGLGLGPADRCGSLQSTRYLLREAIAQDSASEVMGHSRVQRGATWDSGSSLTLGSSPSPRPGLCPGHSPTARVSLDHSLEPRSTGPALHTSLQDSASLLGTQSSEERFERRFSAKIQALQGLQRHTHRAALLDPQPCEPNPCLLTHREASHALEAAGREGHEGRYPALS; encoded by the exons ATGGATTCTGAGGCAGAGTCCCCAGCGGCTGGAAGGTGGCGGTTCCAGGACATAGAGGTGGAATCTGGAGCCGAGGGTGACCCAGTCAGGGAGGGATTGTGGGGGCTGGGAATTGGGAAAGGTGTTGCCAGGACCTCTGCCCCTGGAGTAAGAGGCAGGGATAGTCCTAAGCCTCGCTGCCCCTCAGTCGTCCAGGTAGACGGCGAGAACTCGGCTGGGCAGACAGCACTCTACCTCTCGGCGCTGCTGGGTCACAGCTCGGCCGTGGAGCTCCTGCTGGCCTCTGGTGCCAACCCCAACCA CCGCTGCCTGGATGGCAGCACACCCGTGCACGCGGGCGCCTTCTCGGGCCGTAGCCTGGTGCTCCTACACCTGCTGCAGGCAGGCGGCGACCTGCGTCTGCGTGACCAGCAGGGGCACAGCCCTCAGGACTGGGCAGAACAAGGTGGTGCCAAACAGAGCTGGGAG ACGCTGGAACTGTTACAGCTGTGCAGGGCCCACATGTCAGCCCTGGTGCATGGCAGTGAGTTGGCGCCCGCTGTCTCCCTGGGCCAGTGGCAGGCTAGCTCTGGACACAGCCTATGTGGTGGTCTGCGTCTGGTGCAGGCGAACAG GGCATGGAGGCCAGAGCAGACCAGGAGACCCCCCCATGTCCCTGCCTTAGGGTTTGGCCAG ctgagcAGCCTGTGGCCACTGGGCCTGGTAACAGGTGTACCCCTCGCGGATCCCAAGGAGCTGCTGCCAGCGCAGGGCGAGCCCGACCACACCTACAGGAGCAGCTCCCACACCCTCATGGCCAA CCTTCTGTGGAGGGGCCACCCCGTGACCGTGCGGCAGCTGAAGGTGCCAGGAGCCCAGGCTGATGTGCTGTTGGCTGACCTTCAACACTGCAG CGCCCTGCACCaccccagcctgctgctgctgatggCACTGAGCCCCTCGGAGGACCTATCGGGGCTGTGTCTTCTCTTTGAACCCGTGTGGCTAGGCTCCCTGCATGTGGTGCTACACCCCCAGGGCCCGCGAGAAGGGGGACCCCCCCACCTCGTGCCAGGCCTGCTGCCGGGCCACCTGCTGCTGCAGGTGCTGGAGGCCCTGCTGTTCCTGCAGGCCCGCTGGCGTGCTCACGGCGGCCTCAGCTCCCATGCTGTGCAGCTGGTGCGGCCAGGCCTGGCCAAGGTGGGCGGCCTGGAGCATGGGCGCCCGCTGCACCAACGCTGGCTGCAGCCCAG GCCGCGGCAGGGTTACCCCTGGGGAGGCCCAGGCCTAGGGCTGCCCCCACCTCCCGAACTGTACCCATGGCTGCCGCTGGAGCTCATCCGCGGTGACACGCCTGCGGCCACCTCAGACCTCTACAGCTTCTGCATTTTGGCCCAGGAGGTCTTCACGG GAGAGCTGCCTTGGGCTGGAAGAAAAGGGCCTGAGGTGAAGGCTAAACTGGAGGCGGGTGAGAGCCCGGCCCTGGACCCCCTGGTGCCAGCCCCCTACCAGGCCCTGGTTCAGGCTGGGCTGGGCCTAGGGCCTGCTGACCGCTGCGGCAGCCTGCAGAGTACACGATACCTGCTGCGGGAGGCCATAGCTCAG GACTCGGCCTCTGAG GTCATGGGCCACAGCAGAGTCCAGAGGGGTGCCACCTGGGACTCGGGCAGCAGCTTGACTCTAGGCAGCAGCCCGAGTCCCcgccctggcctctgcccagggCACAGCCCCACAGCCAGGGTCAGCCTGGACCACAGCCTGGAGCCCAGATCAACA GGCCCTGCCCTGCACACCAGCCTTCAGGACTCAGCCTCCCTGCTGGGGACTCAGAGCTCTGAGGAACGGTTTGAGAGGAGGTTCTCAGCTAAGATCCAAGCCCTGCAGGGGCTGCAGCGGCACACACACAGGGCTGCCCTGCTGGACCCCCAGCCCTGTGAGCCCAACCCCTGCCTGCTGACCCACAGGGAGGCTTCCCATGCCCTGGAGGCTGCTGGCAGGGAAGGCCACGAGGGCAG GTACCCAGCCCTGAGCTGA